From the Solibacillus sp. FSL R5-0449 genome, one window contains:
- a CDS encoding ATP-dependent DNA helicase RecQ: MNLQSALKQHFGYDSFRPGQEEIIKNIVAGRDVVAILPTGMGKSLCYQLPGYLFQKPVLIVSPLLSLMQDQVDQLKQMGEKRVVALNSFLTPDQKRYALHFLGEYRFIFVSPEMLLQPQVKARIQAMELSLIVADEAHCISQWGFDFRPDYLRIGEILSESNRPPILALSATATDTVLADIQSYLKMNAPFRYMHAVNRDNIHLVKKLFSEREEKIEWIIEHVKNTAGPGIIYTQSRSKAEAISLQLLQQNISAAAYHAGKEAQDRQFIQQQFLAGQLEWIVATNAFGMGVHKENVRQVIHETMPATLSNYMQEIGRAGRDGKKAVAFLLYCDGDEQFAKFIASEDLPKNIHVDRFTEVMAAGEQPQSLLANGEMSEVVFRVLSYWLARESAEEVKNRMLNLQIKKFEEVQLVLKLIEGTECMRKQVVQYFGQQLTKQQENCCSNCGIDVSELVEERDPSKTMIKMTNWQHRLKKILLINS; encoded by the coding sequence ATGAATTTACAAAGTGCCTTAAAGCAACATTTCGGCTATGATTCATTCCGGCCAGGACAAGAAGAAATCATCAAAAATATAGTGGCGGGCAGAGATGTTGTGGCCATTTTGCCGACCGGAATGGGGAAATCCCTTTGTTACCAGCTGCCGGGCTATTTATTTCAAAAACCGGTGCTGATTGTGTCGCCGCTATTATCACTCATGCAAGACCAGGTCGATCAGCTAAAGCAAATGGGGGAAAAACGAGTTGTCGCATTGAATTCCTTTTTAACACCAGACCAGAAAAGGTATGCCCTACACTTTTTGGGAGAGTACCGGTTTATTTTCGTATCTCCGGAAATGCTGTTGCAGCCGCAAGTAAAGGCAAGAATTCAAGCGATGGAACTTTCGCTAATTGTTGCGGATGAAGCACATTGTATATCGCAATGGGGATTTGATTTTCGACCGGACTATTTACGGATTGGTGAAATATTATCGGAGTCGAATCGTCCGCCTATTCTTGCATTATCCGCCACAGCAACGGATACGGTTTTGGCGGATATCCAATCCTATTTAAAAATGAATGCACCTTTTCGCTATATGCACGCTGTAAACAGAGACAATATTCATTTAGTGAAAAAACTGTTTTCAGAGCGTGAGGAAAAGATTGAATGGATTATTGAACATGTTAAAAATACAGCCGGCCCGGGTATCATTTATACGCAATCCCGGTCAAAAGCAGAAGCGATCAGTTTACAGCTTCTACAGCAAAATATTTCGGCGGCCGCTTATCATGCCGGGAAGGAAGCGCAGGACCGACAATTTATACAGCAGCAATTTTTAGCAGGCCAGCTTGAATGGATAGTAGCGACAAATGCATTTGGTATGGGTGTCCATAAAGAAAATGTTCGTCAAGTTATTCATGAAACAATGCCTGCAACATTGTCGAACTATATGCAGGAAATTGGGCGGGCTGGTCGTGATGGCAAAAAAGCAGTTGCCTTTTTATTGTATTGTGACGGTGATGAGCAATTTGCAAAATTTATCGCGTCAGAAGATTTGCCGAAAAATATTCATGTGGACCGGTTCACAGAAGTGATGGCTGCTGGTGAACAGCCGCAGTCATTGCTTGCAAACGGGGAAATGTCGGAAGTCGTTTTCCGTGTGCTGAGTTATTGGCTGGCACGTGAATCTGCCGAGGAAGTAAAGAATCGGATGCTGAATTTACAGATTAAGAAATTTGAAGAAGTCCAGCTCGTTTTAAAGCTTATAGAAGGTACAGAATGTATGAGGAAGCAAGTCGTTCAGTACTTTGGTCAGCAATTGACTAAGCAGCAGGAAAATTGCTGTTCCAACTGTGGAATCGATGTGTCTGAACTGGTGGAAGAGAGAGATCCTTCAAAAACTATGATTAAAATGACCAATTGGCAACACCGTCTCAAGAAAATATTGTTAATAAACTCTTAA
- a CDS encoding PepSY1/2 domain-containing protein → MKKFAYLLGLFVVILAFVSFDLFTQNKDLERAVYATQSRDLSAATEKLSTLHTAVEQSLLFQDEKALNNELDSIWRLSSDLRKTVANLPIQAEVQNEWMRYLGKIGDNAKQAAATGDYENWRGKMSTVASNLHAFAEEWNIATVAFYENDGDLKKWSTNHTTDLKDSPFMNVSKQLKTYNETDFPLTASESDYEKKRELQHLKDKKITKSEAIKNFKKFFPNIDDSIVTVTKSSDNAPYPFYHIQFIHGSKIGYADITENGGHLLSFLLERPVKKDALSHEEILNTAKSFMNKVGYTDVKLSETRENHEAWHLVFTRVYGDDEALIYPDSIQVKIAKDNAEILGVNAMEYIQEEKIKEQGEVPIDWDKFFADHVGVEQVQKIYTGNGNLELRKCYEVIARLDNKTQDTYRIVIDTETHEVIKNEKVF, encoded by the coding sequence ATGAAAAAATTTGCATATTTATTAGGTTTATTTGTTGTCATATTAGCCTTTGTTTCCTTTGATCTATTTACACAAAATAAGGATTTGGAGCGAGCTGTTTATGCTACCCAATCGAGGGACCTTTCGGCAGCGACTGAAAAATTGTCGACATTGCATACAGCGGTGGAACAATCTTTACTCTTTCAGGACGAAAAAGCTTTAAATAATGAATTGGATTCCATCTGGCGGTTGAGCAGTGATTTAAGAAAAACGGTCGCCAATTTACCGATTCAGGCAGAAGTACAAAATGAATGGATGCGTTATTTAGGGAAGATCGGTGATAACGCAAAACAAGCGGCCGCAACGGGGGACTATGAAAACTGGCGCGGTAAAATGAGTACGGTTGCTTCCAATTTACATGCGTTTGCAGAAGAATGGAATATCGCGACTGTCGCTTTTTATGAAAATGACGGCGATTTAAAAAAATGGTCAACGAATCATACAACCGACCTTAAAGATTCACCGTTTATGAACGTGTCAAAACAATTAAAAACATATAATGAAACCGATTTTCCATTAACTGCAAGTGAATCGGATTATGAGAAAAAGCGGGAGTTACAGCATTTAAAAGATAAAAAAATAACGAAGAGCGAAGCCATTAAAAATTTTAAAAAGTTTTTCCCGAATATCGATGATTCCATCGTAACCGTGACAAAAAGCAGTGATAATGCACCATACCCGTTCTATCATATTCAATTTATCCATGGTTCGAAAATCGGCTATGCCGACATAACAGAAAATGGCGGCCATCTTCTGTCATTCCTGCTTGAACGTCCGGTGAAAAAGGATGCACTCTCACATGAAGAAATTTTGAATACCGCAAAAAGCTTTATGAATAAAGTAGGCTACACTGATGTGAAACTTTCCGAAACACGGGAAAATCATGAAGCATGGCATCTCGTATTTACGAGAGTGTATGGCGATGATGAAGCTTTAATTTATCCGGATAGTATTCAAGTAAAAATTGCGAAGGATAACGCGGAAATTTTAGGTGTCAACGCAATGGAATATATTCAGGAAGAAAAAATAAAAGAGCAAGGTGAGGTGCCGATCGACTGGGATAAGTTTTTTGCGGACCATGTAGGTGTCGAACAAGTGCAAAAGATTTATACTGGCAATGGAAATCTGGAGCTGCGTAAATGTTATGAAGTTATTGCAAGGCTCGACAATAAGACACAGGATACGTATCGCATAGTAATCGATACGGAAACACATGAAGTGATCAAAAACGAAAAAGTGTTTTAG
- the cmk gene encoding (d)CMP kinase, whose amino-acid sequence MMKKIQIAIDGPAGAGKSTIAKIVAEALRFTYIDTGAMYRAVTYKAMKENIQLHDAEAIEKMLQQTAITLKPSEQGQLVFVDGQDVSQAIRSNEVTANVSEVAAHANIREILVAMQQKLAADGGVVMDGRDIATHVLKDAELKIFMSATVEERAHRRFLDNERRGIPSTIESLQKEIALRDKLDSEREASPLIQAEDALFLDTTHLSIDEAAQEILKLAQQKMQ is encoded by the coding sequence ATGATGAAAAAAATTCAAATTGCAATTGATGGTCCTGCAGGTGCAGGAAAAAGTACCATTGCAAAAATTGTAGCCGAAGCACTTCGATTTACATATATCGACACAGGTGCAATGTATCGGGCAGTGACGTATAAAGCGATGAAAGAAAACATACAATTACATGACGCAGAAGCGATTGAAAAAATGCTGCAGCAAACGGCGATTACATTAAAACCGTCGGAGCAGGGCCAACTCGTTTTTGTGGATGGACAAGATGTGTCACAGGCTATACGTTCAAATGAAGTTACGGCAAATGTATCAGAAGTTGCGGCACATGCCAATATTCGTGAAATTCTTGTAGCGATGCAGCAAAAGCTGGCTGCGGACGGCGGGGTTGTCATGGACGGGCGTGATATCGCAACACATGTTTTAAAAGATGCTGAGCTTAAAATCTTCATGTCTGCAACAGTTGAAGAACGTGCACATCGACGCTTCCTGGATAATGAACGCCGCGGTATTCCTTCTACAATTGAATCATTACAGAAGGAAATTGCATTGCGGGACAAGCTTGATAGTGAACGTGAAGCTTCACCGCTCATCCAAGCAGAAGATGCTTTATTTTTAGATACGACGCATTTATCAATTGATGAAGCGGCGCAGGAAATTTTGAAATTAGCGCAGCAAAAAATGCAGTAA
- a CDS encoding flagellar brake domain-containing protein translates to MELKIGTKLTLEPTYTERVEKFKCRVVDRQDNMIFIDYPINTATKKIAFLIDGAQFRATFSTEKKESYCFNTEVLGRKGGNVQMILLACPPPEEFIKIQRREYVRVETPVDIAVEHDEQKFQFAAEDISAGGTLVHIKSPVNFTEGDSVKAFVVLPFVNGEIRYVETDARVVNMFERNDMKMAALNFTDTDDYDKQQIVRFCFERQVMIRKKEMNEL, encoded by the coding sequence ATGGAACTAAAAATTGGAACAAAACTAACGCTGGAGCCAACCTATACGGAAAGGGTCGAAAAATTTAAATGTCGTGTAGTTGATCGGCAGGACAATATGATTTTTATCGACTATCCAATTAATACGGCAACTAAAAAAATCGCTTTTTTAATAGATGGCGCACAATTCCGTGCAACTTTCAGTACGGAAAAAAAGGAAAGTTACTGCTTTAATACAGAAGTTTTAGGACGTAAAGGCGGCAATGTTCAAATGATACTGCTTGCGTGTCCACCACCTGAAGAGTTTATTAAAATTCAGCGCCGCGAATATGTTCGTGTAGAAACACCAGTAGATATTGCCGTAGAACATGACGAACAGAAATTTCAGTTTGCGGCCGAAGACATAAGCGCCGGGGGAACATTGGTTCATATTAAGTCACCGGTCAATTTTACTGAAGGGGATTCAGTTAAGGCATTTGTTGTCCTGCCATTTGTAAATGGCGAAATCCGCTATGTCGAAACAGATGCGAGAGTCGTGAACATGTTCGAACGCAATGACATGAAAATGGCAGCATTGAATTTCACGGATACGGATGATTATGATAAACAGCAGATTGTCCGATTCTGCTTCGAACGACAAGTAATGATCCGCAAAAAAGAAATGAATGAATTATAA
- the prsW gene encoding glutamic-type intramembrane protease PrsW: MFILLSAAIAPGLALLSYFYLRNEMDTEPRRTLMHSFIYGGVITFPVLFIQFVIKEEQTFSNPYFINAIFTSSIEEFVKWLIILAVILRHIEFDDPYDGILYGAAVSLGFATVENVLYLLSFGIDQAFMRALLPVSSHALFGVVMGYYYGKGKFSSDEIQKRYIALALFAPVGLHIMYNSILMLEEYFLYAMLPFMLFLWTFALRKVKQAHEHLIEHLSRSNHF; encoded by the coding sequence ATGTTTATACTATTATCAGCAGCGATTGCGCCGGGTTTAGCCCTTTTAAGCTACTTTTATTTACGCAATGAGATGGATACCGAGCCACGGCGTACATTAATGCATTCTTTCATATATGGCGGGGTTATAACCTTCCCTGTTTTATTTATACAATTTGTCATTAAAGAAGAACAGACATTTTCGAATCCTTATTTTATCAATGCAATATTCACCAGTTCGATAGAAGAATTCGTAAAATGGCTCATTATTTTAGCCGTAATTTTACGCCATATCGAGTTTGACGATCCGTATGACGGTATTTTGTACGGTGCCGCTGTTTCATTAGGATTTGCTACTGTGGAAAACGTCCTCTATTTATTATCTTTTGGGATTGATCAGGCATTTATGCGGGCGTTATTGCCGGTATCGAGTCATGCATTGTTCGGTGTAGTGATGGGTTACTATTACGGAAAAGGAAAATTTTCAAGTGACGAAATACAGAAGAGGTACATTGCGCTTGCCCTCTTTGCCCCAGTAGGTCTTCATATTATGTATAATTCAATTTTAATGTTAGAAGAATACTTTTTGTATGCAATGCTGCCGTTCATGTTATTTTTATGGACGTTTGCATTACGCAAAGTCAAGCAGGCACATGAACATCTAATTGAACACTTATCCCGCAGTAACCATTTCTAA
- a CDS encoding LysM peptidoglycan-binding domain-containing protein: protein MTKEDYREKVEEHRQEIDLHNESGTKMSRVSRHRKKNGKKQTNPIMTVLTVILIFIPLVILAYVWLIYEPNTSASENVNVDKKDDLVVEIQKQDPKTQPAATNDDEDKEEKNDDNSAEVDEAKAKAEKEKLAAEEAKKAEAQIAKEKAEKEAAEIKKAEEAQKVAAAKAKEQEAQKKAAQEAAKAQQKTHTVQSTDNLYRIALKYYGNGSPEYVNKIKAANNLSTDSISTGQVLVIVP from the coding sequence ATGACAAAAGAAGATTACCGGGAGAAGGTAGAGGAGCATCGTCAAGAGATTGACCTACATAATGAGTCAGGTACAAAAATGTCACGTGTTAGCCGACATCGAAAGAAAAACGGAAAAAAACAAACAAACCCAATTATGACGGTGTTAACAGTTATCTTAATTTTTATCCCTTTAGTTATTCTAGCTTATGTGTGGCTAATCTATGAACCGAACACATCTGCAAGTGAAAATGTAAATGTGGATAAGAAGGATGACTTAGTAGTGGAGATTCAAAAACAGGATCCGAAAACACAGCCAGCTGCTACTAACGATGACGAAGATAAAGAAGAAAAAAATGATGATAATTCGGCCGAAGTGGATGAGGCTAAAGCGAAAGCGGAAAAAGAAAAGTTAGCTGCTGAAGAAGCGAAAAAGGCGGAAGCACAAATCGCAAAAGAAAAAGCTGAAAAAGAAGCGGCAGAAATAAAAAAAGCGGAAGAAGCACAGAAAGTAGCTGCTGCTAAAGCGAAAGAGCAGGAAGCACAGAAAAAAGCTGCTCAGGAAGCGGCTAAAGCACAGCAAAAAACACATACTGTACAATCGACTGACAATCTATACCGCATCGCATTAAAGTACTACGGTAATGGTAGTCCTGAATATGTTAATAAAATAAAAGCTGCCAACAATTTATCAACGGACAGTATTTCGACAGGGCAAGTTTTAGTAATTGTTCCATAA
- a CDS encoding asparaginase encodes MKKKVVLITTGGTIASTRNKKNKLESGKLDGQAILSMCQLENEMDIELIDLYQIPSMHMTFENLNLLNQTVKNVFEDQTVSGIVITHGTDSLEETAYFLELTIHDERPVIVTGSQKSPGDIGTDVYSNLRNSLLVASNEEAKNIGVCVVFNEKIIHSKYVKKMHSSSINGFGSIGYGMLGFIDNDEVIIYQKPTHKEVYDIKESYPAVEIVFAYLGASSIILDALYEADVEGIVLVGAGRGQVAPKMMGAIEKLCQKGTKVVLTTSTEEGRVFPTYDYYSSANYLKDAGVIMGGDFDPKKARMKLLLMIANGNTDFDTFMH; translated from the coding sequence ATGAAGAAAAAAGTAGTGCTGATTACAACAGGTGGAACGATTGCAAGTACACGCAACAAGAAAAATAAACTGGAGTCCGGCAAGCTGGATGGTCAAGCCATTTTATCGATGTGCCAGCTTGAAAATGAGATGGATATTGAACTGATTGATTTATACCAGATTCCATCGATGCATATGACATTCGAAAATTTAAATCTACTGAATCAAACGGTCAAAAATGTATTTGAAGATCAAACGGTGAGCGGGATTGTCATTACACATGGTACGGACAGTTTAGAGGAGACGGCCTACTTTTTAGAGCTGACAATTCATGATGAACGCCCGGTTATTGTAACGGGTTCGCAAAAATCACCAGGCGATATTGGTACAGATGTCTATTCAAATCTCCGGAATTCCTTATTGGTTGCTTCGAATGAAGAGGCGAAAAATATCGGGGTGTGCGTTGTCTTTAATGAAAAAATCATCCATTCCAAATACGTGAAAAAAATGCATTCCTCAAGCATTAACGGCTTTGGATCGATCGGCTATGGGATGCTTGGATTTATCGATAACGACGAGGTCATCATTTACCAGAAGCCAACACATAAAGAAGTATATGATATAAAAGAAAGCTACCCTGCTGTTGAAATTGTATTTGCTTATTTAGGTGCAAGTTCCATTATATTGGATGCCCTCTACGAAGCAGATGTTGAAGGTATTGTGCTGGTCGGAGCAGGTCGAGGTCAAGTTGCACCGAAAATGATGGGCGCAATAGAAAAACTTTGTCAAAAAGGAACGAAAGTTGTGTTAACGACATCGACTGAAGAAGGACGAGTATTCCCGACATATGATTATTACAGCAGTGCGAATTACTTGAAAGATGCCGGCGTTATTATGGGCGGGGACTTTGATCCGAAGAAAGCCCGTATGAAGCTCCTGTTGATGATTGCGAACGGCAATACGGATTTTGATACTTTTATGCATTAA
- the sleB gene encoding spore cortex-lytic enzyme has protein sequence MKKIVLFVIIISSSFVSHTFAFSGQDVQRGAFGDDVIELQARLQYLSFYHGKIDGKFGYGTYWALRNFQEQYGLPVDGIAGRSTKEKLENNSDFDKAWVHKQINAGNSFTYYGGVALENQVKKGGNGGKSSNSTTSMQLPPGYTEQDLQILANAVYGEARGEPYEGQVAVAAVILNRLESPEFPDTISEIIFQPLAFTAVADGQIWLTPNERAKQAVLDAINGWDPSENALYYFNPVTATSNWIWSRPQIKQIGEHIFCL, from the coding sequence ATGAAAAAAATCGTCTTGTTCGTAATCATTATATCAAGTAGTTTTGTAAGTCATACATTTGCATTTTCAGGTCAAGATGTGCAACGAGGTGCATTTGGTGACGATGTAATTGAGTTACAGGCACGACTTCAATATTTAAGTTTCTATCATGGGAAAATTGACGGGAAATTTGGTTACGGAACCTATTGGGCACTTCGTAATTTCCAGGAGCAATACGGGCTTCCTGTAGACGGGATTGCCGGACGTTCTACGAAGGAAAAACTCGAGAATAATTCGGATTTCGACAAAGCGTGGGTTCATAAACAGATTAATGCTGGGAACAGCTTCACGTATTATGGCGGTGTCGCTTTGGAAAATCAGGTGAAAAAAGGTGGAAATGGCGGAAAAAGCTCAAATAGTACAACCTCCATGCAGCTTCCACCAGGCTACACAGAGCAGGATCTTCAAATTTTAGCGAATGCCGTATACGGAGAAGCGCGAGGCGAGCCGTATGAAGGACAAGTTGCTGTTGCAGCCGTAATTTTGAACCGTCTGGAGTCTCCGGAATTTCCGGATACGATTTCGGAAATTATTTTCCAGCCATTAGCTTTCACAGCTGTTGCGGACGGCCAGATTTGGCTTACTCCAAATGAACGTGCCAAACAGGCTGTGTTGGATGCGATAAACGGCTGGGACCCATCCGAGAATGCTCTGTATTATTTTAATCCTGTAACAGCGACAAGTAATTGGATTTGGTCTAGACCTCAAATCAAACAAATTGGTGAGCATATTTTCTGCTTATAG
- a CDS encoding helix-turn-helix domain-containing protein: protein MLIQQILLKILHTFQQERTVSAAYHLLKGKRSGQTIHDVGLFNLYSYFGLLPKLARHKFDEQIDLMFAKSIIIIEENGFYTMTEQGKQLASKPVRLSFDGWHYRGNEHLFFGRLSLIIQSLSHQLHQKKAFIPIEKNEQVQQWVRQFLVRHQYQKGMLQQAIYSEMSASLSESAIEENMKDILMYRLTGYNEPGFTWQQLAFGYNMQEMDVQLHYISALHTWLNELYREKTQYPLLNEIMQNIRVEVVLTASANATAQLYRTGRTLEEISHIRRLKMSTIEDHIVELAMNEPNFSIEPFVSNKEQQQILGAVEAYDTKRLKTLKELLPQLSYFQLRLTLAKGATHI, encoded by the coding sequence ATGCTAATCCAACAAATTCTTTTGAAAATTTTACATACTTTTCAGCAGGAACGCACTGTTTCAGCCGCCTATCACTTATTGAAAGGGAAGCGGTCAGGGCAGACAATTCATGATGTAGGCCTCTTTAATTTATATTCCTACTTTGGGCTGCTCCCAAAACTAGCTCGTCATAAATTCGATGAGCAAATTGATCTCATGTTCGCCAAGAGTATTATTATAATAGAGGAAAACGGTTTTTATACTATGACCGAGCAAGGAAAACAGCTTGCCTCAAAACCTGTGCGTCTTTCGTTTGATGGCTGGCATTACCGTGGCAATGAACATTTGTTTTTCGGCAGACTTTCGCTTATTATTCAAAGCCTGTCGCATCAGCTCCATCAGAAAAAAGCGTTTATCCCGATTGAAAAAAATGAACAAGTACAGCAATGGGTACGTCAATTTTTAGTGCGACACCAATATCAGAAAGGCATGCTGCAACAAGCAATTTACTCGGAAATGTCTGCAAGTTTATCCGAAAGTGCAATCGAAGAAAACATGAAAGACATCCTCATGTACCGATTGACCGGCTATAATGAACCGGGATTTACGTGGCAGCAACTGGCATTTGGCTATAATATGCAGGAAATGGATGTTCAACTGCACTACATTAGCGCATTGCATACTTGGTTGAATGAATTGTACCGTGAAAAAACACAATACCCGCTATTGAATGAAATTATGCAAAATATACGTGTGGAAGTCGTGCTGACTGCTTCGGCAAACGCAACCGCCCAGTTATACAGAACGGGAAGAACATTGGAAGAAATCAGTCATATCCGTCGATTAAAAATGAGTACGATTGAAGATCATATTGTCGAACTTGCGATGAATGAACCGAACTTTTCGATAGAGCCATTTGTATCAAATAAAGAACAGCAACAAATTTTAGGTGCGGTCGAAGCTTACGATACGAAACGATTAAAAACATTGAAAGAATTACTGCCGCAGCTAAGCTATTTTCAACTTCGGCTAACATTGGCGAAAGGAGCGACCCATATATGA
- a CDS encoding metallophosphoesterase, translating into MVIISFIGIACISVLLYMYKEAHENNIRSHEVKAIGDNETIHLYFISDTHARKINEAMIDSIDQNIQAVLIGGDFVDRRTSEDTVLHNIRMLKKLGPIYFIWGNNDIEFGEQKLRQLLKDHQIHIIENESISLKSKNKLSVSAVSYRPEEQNIQQAIGQCEEKNTVFIAHNPELFGKVHKQFQPLLSIGAHLHGGQIRLGKFGLQPHGYFKKVKNRYELVSNGYGTTLVPLRLCAKPESHLITIKFEQDVK; encoded by the coding sequence ATGGTCATAATAAGTTTTATCGGAATCGCCTGTATTTCAGTGCTTCTCTATATGTATAAAGAAGCACATGAAAATAACATCCGGTCACATGAAGTGAAAGCAATTGGCGATAATGAAACAATCCATCTTTATTTTATATCGGATACACATGCGCGCAAAATTAATGAAGCGATGATTGATTCGATTGATCAAAATATACAGGCTGTCCTCATAGGGGGAGATTTTGTCGATCGTCGGACTTCTGAAGATACAGTGCTCCATAATATACGCATGCTAAAAAAACTGGGCCCTATTTATTTTATATGGGGCAATAATGATATTGAATTCGGTGAACAAAAACTGCGTCAACTGCTGAAAGACCATCAAATCCATATTATTGAGAATGAATCAATCAGTCTCAAAAGCAAAAATAAGCTGTCTGTGAGCGCAGTTTCATATCGTCCGGAAGAACAGAACATCCAGCAGGCAATCGGGCAATGCGAAGAAAAGAACACCGTTTTCATTGCGCATAATCCGGAACTGTTCGGCAAAGTACATAAGCAGTTTCAGCCACTGCTCAGTATTGGGGCACATTTACATGGCGGGCAAATTCGTCTCGGTAAATTCGGACTGCAGCCACACGGATATTTTAAAAAAGTGAAAAACCGCTATGAACTTGTCAGTAACGGGTATGGTACGACGCTTGTCCCGCTGCGTCTCTGTGCAAAGCCGGAAAGTCATCTTATTACAATTAAATTTGAACAAGATGTAAAATGA
- a CDS encoding YpdA family putative bacillithiol disulfide reductase yields the protein MQKVDAIIVGGGPCGLAAAIELQNIGLSPVIIEKGNIVNAIYNYPTHQTFFSTSEKLAIGDVPFIIEQRKPKRNQALVYYREVVKAKNLQVNRFETVESVKKTDGLFHVRTDKDSYETPYVVIATGYYDHPNYLNIPGENLPKVHHYFKEGHPFFDLNVLVIGGKNSAIDAALELNKAGAHVTVIYRGNDYSPSIKPWVLPEFLGLVREGEISMHFNTEVKEIKENEVIVEIDGQQETFANDVVFAMTGYHPDHRFIREMGVEIDEQTGRPTFDPETMETNVENLFIAGVIAAGNNANEIFIENGRFHGNMIAQKIARQTT from the coding sequence ATGCAAAAGGTAGATGCAATCATTGTTGGTGGAGGTCCATGTGGATTAGCTGCAGCGATTGAACTACAAAATATCGGATTGTCGCCAGTCATTATCGAAAAAGGTAATATTGTCAATGCGATTTACAATTATCCGACACATCAAACTTTTTTTAGTACGAGTGAAAAGCTGGCAATCGGGGATGTGCCGTTTATTATTGAACAACGAAAACCGAAACGCAATCAGGCACTTGTCTATTATCGCGAAGTCGTGAAGGCGAAAAACCTTCAAGTCAATCGTTTTGAAACAGTGGAAAGTGTTAAAAAAACGGATGGTTTATTTCATGTGCGCACTGATAAGGACAGTTATGAAACACCGTATGTAGTCATTGCAACGGGCTATTACGATCATCCGAACTATTTGAATATACCAGGCGAAAATCTTCCGAAAGTGCATCATTATTTTAAGGAAGGACACCCGTTTTTCGATTTGAATGTACTGGTAATCGGCGGGAAAAACTCTGCAATTGATGCAGCATTGGAGCTTAATAAAGCAGGCGCACATGTGACGGTCATCTATCGCGGCAATGATTATTCGCCGAGCATTAAGCCATGGGTATTGCCGGAATTTTTAGGTCTTGTACGAGAAGGCGAGATTTCAATGCACTTCAATACAGAAGTAAAAGAAATCAAAGAAAATGAAGTCATTGTCGAAATCGATGGACAACAAGAAACATTCGCTAATGATGTCGTATTCGCAATGACCGGTTATCACCCTGATCATCGTTTCATTCGTGAAATGGGCGTCGAGATTGATGAACAAACAGGAAGACCGACATTCGATCCTGAAACAATGGAAACAAATGTAGAAAATCTATTTATTGCCGGTGTCATTGCTGCGGGAAATAATGCCAATGAAATCTTTATAGAAAACGGCCGCTTTCATGGAAATATGATTGCTCAAAAAATTGCTCGTCAAACTACATAA